TAGACAAGCGGTTGGGGGTCACGACCCCTCGAACAAACGTCCAAGTTACTCACTAGTGGCTATTTATGGGATATGGCATCGGCCGATAATCCCCTTGAACGATCCGGGACATGATCTTCAACTCAAGAGATTGAGAACAAGGAGATTCAAGTTTCGGGGAATTGACTGTCGGCGCGACAGCGAGTGGTTCGGCCAAGTGCCTTCCATGCATGTCGTGCCCGGCATCTCCCCCCAGAGACGATTTCAAAGCTGACTTGGTTCCCTGTAGAGCGATCTACATACCCCCCCGGGAGCTAGTCGTTGAAAGGCCCTTCGCTACGGACTAGGCGGGGGCCTTTCGCTTTTAACGGGTCAACTACGATCAGGGCTCGGTTTTCATTCTCGCGAGAACGCCTACCCCCATAGGCGTCTCCTTCAGATTCAAAGAAGAACCCGGCACCCCCATGCTGCTGCACGCTGAACACATCACCAAGACCATCGGTACGCGAACCCTGTTCGCGGACATCGACCTGACGCTCTATCCGGGCGACAAGGTCGGCCTGGTCGGACGCAACGGGGTGGGGAAGACCACATTCCTCAAACTGATCGCCGAGCCCCAGCGCGACGGCGACATGCGGATCCGACACTTCGGCAATATCGGTTACTTGCCGCAGGACCCGCGCATCGACGACAACGTCGATCTGAACAAGTCCGTTGTAGACCATGTGATCTCTTCGCTCAATCTCGACTCCGAGCGCGACGAGCTTGCCGAGTTGCTCACCGCGATGGAGAAGGACCCGAACGAGAATGCGATCGTCGCCTACACCGCAGCTCAAGAGCGCTACGCCGACAAGGGTGGCTACACGGCCGAGGAGAAGGCCGGATCCTTCGCCCGCGGCATCGGCCTGCGCGAAGAACGCATCAACGCGCCGCTTCACGAACTCTCAGGAGGCGAGCTGCGTCTGGCCGAGATCGCCCGCATCCTTTTTGCATCACCGGACGCGCTGCTGCTCGACGAGCCGACCAACCACATCGACACCGACGCCCGCCTCTGGCTGCTCGACTTCATGCGCAACTATCGCGGCGGCTTGCTCGTGATCAGCCACGACATCGACCTGCTCGACGAGTCGATCACCCGCGTCATTCACCTCGACGAAGGCCAGGCGCACGAATACAAGGGCACGTACTCGCGCTACATCAGTTCGCGCGCCGCCGACGAAGAGCGGCTCGAAAAGGTCGAGGCCCAGCGCGAGGCCGACGCCAAACGCATGAAGACGCTCGCCGACAAGATGCGTGGCCAGAGCGCCAAGCGAGCAAAGGCCGCCAAGGCGCTCGACCGCCGCGTTGAGACGTTGCGTGCCGAGGCGCCAAAGAGCGTCAGCAAGCAGCGCGACGCGCACTACAAGTTTCCCGATCCGCCGCACTGCCACCGCACGGTGTTGATGGTTGACAACCTCGCGAAGTCCTACGACGAGAACGACGTGTTCAGCGACCTGAACTTCACGCTCGATCGCGGGCAGCGCATGTGCCTGATCGGGTTCAACGGCGCCGGTAAGTCAACGCTGCTGAAGCTGATCGCGAAGATCACCGAACCGACCGAGGGGAGCGTCGAGTACGGCGTCGGCGTCTCGGTTGGCTACTACGACCAGGAGCACGGCGACATCGATGCTTCCGAGACCGTCATCGAGAATGCCCGTAAAGACCTCTCTGGATTCTCCGACCCTGAGACCCGCAGCCTGCTCGCCAAGTTCCAGCTGACCGGAGACACGGTTTACCAGAACGCAATGACTCTGTCGGGAGGCGAGAAGACCAAGCTCGCACTGGCAAAGCTCGTCGCCGGCAAGCACAACGTCCTGCTGCTGGACGAGCCGACCAACAACCTCGACCCGGCTTCGCGCGACTACATCGCCGAGGCGCTGTCGGGCTGGACCGGCACGATCATCGCCGTCAGTCACGACACGGAGTTCATCGACGTCCTCAATCCCGACTTCTCACTAGTCTTGCCCGACGCCGACTTCAGCCACTGGCAAGAGGGCGACCTTGAGATGGTCGCGCTCGCCTAAGGAGCAGAGCAAGTGAGTACGCACACAGAGCCATTCATCTGGTTTGACGCCGACCCGCACGAATTGCGCGACTTCTACGCAAGTATTTTTGACGACTTCGAGACGATTCACGAACTGCGAGGGTCCGATGGCGCCGTACTCGGTGTGACGGTCAGCATCGGCGGTAGGCGGTACAGCCTCTTCAACGGAGGCCCCGGCTTTCCGCACACCAATGCGTTCTCACTGATGATCTACACCGACG
This is a stretch of genomic DNA from Solirubrobacterales bacterium. It encodes these proteins:
- a CDS encoding ABC-F family ATP-binding cassette domain-containing protein; translated protein: MLLHAEHITKTIGTRTLFADIDLTLYPGDKVGLVGRNGVGKTTFLKLIAEPQRDGDMRIRHFGNIGYLPQDPRIDDNVDLNKSVVDHVISSLNLDSERDELAELLTAMEKDPNENAIVAYTAAQERYADKGGYTAEEKAGSFARGIGLREERINAPLHELSGGELRLAEIARILFASPDALLLDEPTNHIDTDARLWLLDFMRNYRGGLLVISHDIDLLDESITRVIHLDEGQAHEYKGTYSRYISSRAADEERLEKVEAQREADAKRMKTLADKMRGQSAKRAKAAKALDRRVETLRAEAPKSVSKQRDAHYKFPDPPHCHRTVLMVDNLAKSYDENDVFSDLNFTLDRGQRMCLIGFNGAGKSTLLKLIAKITEPTEGSVEYGVGVSVGYYDQEHGDIDASETVIENARKDLSGFSDPETRSLLAKFQLTGDTVYQNAMTLSGGEKTKLALAKLVAGKHNVLLLDEPTNNLDPASRDYIAEALSGWTGTIIAVSHDTEFIDVLNPDFSLVLPDADFSHWQEGDLEMVALA